The genomic segment CATATGACGCAACTTAACAGAGAAATATACAGAGAAAGCGGTGGGATAATTGAAAATTGCAATTGTAACCGGGGCATCTTCCGGCATAGGCAGGGAGTTTGCAAAGTATATCGCTGTAAAAGCCCGTAATTTAGACGAAATATGGGTAATTGCAAGGCGTGAAAACCGTTTGGTACAGCTGAAAAAGGATATTAGAATCCCCGTGAGGACTTTTGTTTACGACCTTGCTTTGCCGCAAAGCATTGCTGATTTTAAAACAACACTGGCACAGTTAAAACCCGACGTACATCTGCTTGTAAACTGTGCAGGATACGGTAAATTCGGTAGCTATGCCGAAATCGGCGAAGAACAGGCACTTGGTATGATTGACCTGAACTGCCGAGCTTTGGTTGCTATGACAAACTCCGTATTGCCTTATATGAAGCGCGGTGCACACATTTTGCAGATGGCATCCACTTCATCTTTTCAG from the Hydrogenoanaerobacterium saccharovorans genome contains:
- a CDS encoding SDR family NAD(P)-dependent oxidoreductase — protein: MKIAIVTGASSGIGREFAKYIAVKARNLDEIWVIARRENRLVQLKKDIRIPVRTFVYDLALPQSIADFKTTLAQLKPDVHLLVNCAGYGKFGSYAEIGEEQALGMIDLNCRALVAMTNSVLPYMKRGAHILQMASTSSFQPLPDMAVYAASKAFVVSYSRALNFELKPRGITCTAVCAGWMKTEFFETAKATANPKAVSNFAFIKEPAEVVAKALYDTYKRKDISVCGCFNKLHRLTAKLLPNRAVMKVWTTAKKKEHL